The Zymobacter palmae DNA window AGGTGACGACGGCCCCAATCTTCAAGACGATGCACTTGACCGCCAGCTTCAGTAACGATGCTGGTGTAGCGCTCGATCATCGCCGGAACCTGCTCGCTCTGGTCCGGGTGAACCATGAACACGATTTCGTAGTGACGCATGATGTCTCCTTACGGGTTGGCAGCTTCCGATCGGGGACAAGCCCGTCTGGAAGCAAGGAGGAGCAAAAGGCGTGATAGCGGCAAGAATGCCCGTGCCTTTTACTGCTATGAGGTATGCCAGCCTAACGCTGGCATATGAAAACCGCATTATTCTAATGATACCGAGTCCATCGGACAAGCAAATAATGCGCAGGGGGCATCAACGGCGCTGACGCACGGCCTCGAACAGCGTGATGCCCGCCGCGACCGAGACGTTGAGACTGGAGACCTCGCCAGCCATCGGCAGCTTGGCCCACTGGTCACAGCGTTCACGAGTAAGCCGACGCATGCCCTTGCCTTCCGCCCCCATGACCAGTGCACACGGCCCGGTCAGGTCGATATCGTACAGCATAGATTCGGCTTCACCGGCCATACCCAGCACCCATACGCCTTTTTCCTGCAGCGTGGTGAGGGTTCGCGCCAGATTGGTGACCTGATAAACCGGTACGGCTTCCGCCGCGCCTGAAGCGACCTTACGCACCGTCGCATTGAGGGTAGCCGAGCGGTCCTTGGGTACGATGATACCGTGCGCTCCTGCCGCATCGGCATTGCGCAGGCAGGCACCAAGATTGTGAGGATCGGTTACGCCATCCAGCACTAGAAATAGCGGAGCCTGTTCGGCCTTCCAGTCGTCAAGACGCCACCAGAGCGTCTGCTCGCTGGCAGGCTCAATCGGCGGGCACAGTGCCATGATGCCTTGATGGTTACCCCCCGAAGCGGCGGCATCCAGCTGTTCGCGCACCATGAACTCGACCGGAATCCCTACTGACTGCGCCTGAGCCATCAGCTCGTGCAGACGACGCTCGGCGTCACCCTGCTGGACCCACAGTGTCCGAATGGTCTCAGACGCGGCGGGGCGTGCCAGTAGCGCTTCAACGCTGTGCACGCCATACACGGGCTCTACGCCATTGGGCAACCGCGGCCCTGCCGGAGCGGGACGAGCACTGCGCGTGGCCGCCCCCTTGGGGGCCGGGCGACGGCGCTCGCGAGCCGCCGGTGTACGAGAAGGATTACGCTTGTTGACCATTTATCGAAATTCTCAATCTTTACG harbors:
- the rlmB gene encoding 23S rRNA (guanosine(2251)-2'-O)-methyltransferase RlmB encodes the protein MVNKRNPSRTPAARERRRPAPKGAATRSARPAPAGPRLPNGVEPVYGVHSVEALLARPAASETIRTLWVQQGDAERRLHELMAQAQSVGIPVEFMVREQLDAAASGGNHQGIMALCPPIEPASEQTLWWRLDDWKAEQAPLFLVLDGVTDPHNLGACLRNADAAGAHGIIVPKDRSATLNATVRKVASGAAEAVPVYQVTNLARTLTTLQEKGVWVLGMAGEAESMLYDIDLTGPCALVMGAEGKGMRRLTRERCDQWAKLPMAGEVSSLNVSVAAGITLFEAVRQRR